In Lolium perenne isolate Kyuss_39 chromosome 5, Kyuss_2.0, whole genome shotgun sequence, the sequence AGCACcaacaaaaataaataaaaaacacaCAATGAGCTCCTGGGATACATCACAGGAAGCAATAGAGAAGAAGAAAAGCAAAGCTACACTACACTACAATAACTACAATAGGCAGAGAGCATGAGCTCGTCGATGGAAGCTCAATCCTGTGTTGCAAGGACACGGCCCCGAAGCTAAACCGATCCAACAGACCTCCCATGTCAAAGCAGAGTGCACTCATGACCGGCAAAGTGTTGTTATCTTCATGCCTCAAGATACTGAAAGATGGGGGCTAGATGGAGACACCTCCAAGGAGGAGAGCGGCTcccaaggacgtcgtcatcacctGCACCGGGCGAGGCCTTGTATATCTTTCACCCTACTGTTCCTAGTCCGTTTACTGTACTTGGAGATCCAGATCAGGCTAGAACCAGCAAGATCCACATATAACACCTCGGAGGTAGTCTTTGCAGAAAATAAGTTCTGTTAGAGACATAGTAGTAGATTTAAAACTTCAGAGTGCAGAAAACAAAGCACATGTACACACAAACTGCTGGATTCGCCTAAAATATGATTAATTTGTGCTGGATGTGTGTTGGGTGCGTGCAGAGTGCAAACCCTAGTGCGAGTACCGGTGCAGCGACACCAAGTACAGGAAGCCTtgcctcttcttctccaacaagtAATGCAATACCTGCTTGTGCTTGCCGTCGGGCTTCTACGGCCTCAGGGAGGAGTGCCCTTGCTACAACGACTGGAAGACCAAGGATTGAGGCCACCAGTGCCCATGATTACAAGATTGCTCTTCTGACAGCGAGTCATTGCcgcgtgatgccatggccacttgccACATTAGCCAAGCCTGAGCTTTTGCCGACGCCAATGTACCCATTATGTCAGAGTATGATGACACCAATGTAAAAGAACTCTGCATTCTTGAAGTACAAGTATGTCACATTGTGTCCGCTTGATCTGCGATTCCAGAGGGGCGGCGCAAGCAGTTGTATCTTCAGATTCACCACTGGATTCAGAGCTCGAACACGAGCAAAAATCACAGTTTTGTTACCAGAGAGTGTCTTCTGACAGCTAGAGCCATTGGCATTGCAGCCAAGCCGGAGCTAGTTACGTGTATTGTGTAACAGGGTTTTGGTTTTTGCCGACGCCGGTGTAGAAACTCTGGGCAGTTCTCTGTCGCAATGTGTCCGCCTGATCTGCAATTTCAGAGGGATGATTCATGAGTTCCAACACACGAAAATCGCACGTTGTCATGTCGAGCGCGGGCAGTGCTGGCTGGCGGAGCCAGAACTGGTGAACGAGTGGTGCTAGCTTAGCTTAAGTGAAAGGAAAGAGGCAATGAGCCAAATTTAGTACTGGTGATGCCTTTATAATCCTGGCAGTTTACACTAAAAGCTTTTTACATATTTCCTTTGCCTAGTGAGCTGGACCGGTGCTATAGCGCCGGTAGCACCGGCCGCAGCTCCGTCCCGGCTGGTCCGCTCTGCATGTCATAGACATAAATTAGCTAGATCTGCGCCGATCTGAGCAGTGAAAATCATACTACCCGCATCTGTGCCCGGGACGGGTCGTCAAATTAATTTTGGGGCAGTCCAAACGCATTGGATCGCGTGTGTTGTGCTAGCTAAGGTCCTAGTCTAGTCCAACACTTCAGAATAATATAAGATCGGATTAGTAATCCACCTTGCAGGTGGGGAAGAGAGAGATAAGATTAAGCAAGATCAAATCTGCCCTTTGCAGTGCACAGCGAAAAGGTTTAGATGGGATGAACATGGCATGAGTATCTAGCATCTGTCAATGCAATACTTTTGATGCATGTTGTGCTCTGCACTTGTGCTATGATTCGCTATTCCATCCAGCTTTAGCTCGACCATTTTCGTGGTAAAGAACTCTAAAAGCTCGTTGGAATCCACATGTTTGGTCTAATGTTCTATAAATATGTCCTCAAATCCACCTCACTCTACCCAGTCGAGCTGCGCTTCTTCAGTACCCACTGCACTAGTACTAGCCAAGCCGGTGTCTTCTCTTCTGGCAACCTGAGTAGCTTCAGAGATATGGCACTAGCTGGTAGGCTGCTCGTcctgctcgccgtcgttctcctcgcCGTCTCCATCGCCGAGCACAAGGTGAGCTCCGCGGATCCACCCGGAGGGCACCCGTAGCGGGCAGCCCATCTGTTTCCTTCAGATACTTACACACTCAGTTGCATATTTTGTCATCAGGCGTCTGCTTCACGAACTGAAGAGCAGCTCCAGGATAATGAGCACCAGGTGAGCAAGGGCTCTGTCTTCTCGGCGTCAGTTGAACATCTTTGAGATATCTTGCAGGCAGATCTATTGCTGATAcgtgtttttttctttttcttcttctgaaTTATTTCCACAGGGAGGTCACGGTAGTCTTAAGATATACGGTGAGTCACCCTTCCGGTTCATCACCCTTTTTGTGTTTCACCGGTTTTCCTCTGTTATGATTTCCTTGAACAGTAATTTGTTTGCTGTACTTGGAGATCCATATTAGGCTAGAACCAGAACCAGCGAGATCCACATGTATAGCACCTTGGAGGCAGGCTTTACAGCAAATAAAATCTGATACAAACATAGTAGATTTAAAACTTCAGAGTGCACGAAACGGAGCACATGCACACACGACCTGATAGGATTCGCCTGAAACGTTACTAATCTGTGTGTTGGTTGCGTGCAGAGTGCAAGTCGAAGTGCGATTACAGGTGCAGCGACACCAAGTACAGGAAGCCGTGCCTCTTCTTCTGCAACAAGTGCTGCAGGACCTGCCGGTGTGTGCCGTCAGGCTTCTACGGCAACAGGGAGGAGTGCGCCTGCTACAATGACTGGAAGACCAAGGAGGGAGAGCACAAGTGCCCTTGATTACAAGAGGTGGCGTCTTCTTCTGACACCTACAACCAGTGCCATAGCTATATCAGCCAAGCCTGAGCTGGTTAGTTTATGTGTAACGGGTTTAGCTTTTGCTGGCGTCAGTGGGCTGTATTGTTTGTAGGAGTATGTGGTGCGATCTGCCCGCCTGATCTGCGATTCCAGAGGGCGGCGCACGCAGAGTTGTATCGTCGGATTCACCATTTGTTTCAGAGTTCGAACACACGCGAAAATCACAGTTTGTTACAAGAGGGTGTATTCTGACAGCTAGAGTCATTGATATTGTTGCATCAGCCAAGCCGGAGCTAGTTACGTGTATTGTCTACTGTGTAATAGAGTTTTGGCTTTTGCCGACGCCGGTGTAAAAACTTTTAGACAGTTCTACGTCTGATCTGCGATTCCAGAGGGAGGCGCACACATTTGTATCGCAGGATTCACCGCTGGATTCACCGTGTTCGAACACACGCAAATCGCAGAACATCGAGAGCAGCCTCAAAAAGATGAGAACCAACGTGTGGGTGGATGGTTAGGAGGTGCTGCACCCACAGATttaacactttggtgtctcataaagacggaatattcttcagtgggaggtgAGTGAGAGACGTTCCCACCGACAGTGAGGCATCTGTGgtaacttcgtcaatctcaagacgcGCTGGATCAGTTCTTCGATGCAGTCTCTTGTAGGTGCTCATAAGGGCTAGGTGTACTTGTGTGCATTTATAAgggtgagtgtgtgcgcgtaCCTATGAGGGTCTTTGATTATACCGTGTttcgaaaaaaagaaaaaagagcaGCGTCAAAAGGCACCTCGGACGAACACGACACGAATCTCCATCCGATCCTCCATCCTCCACCTCCAGACAAGAGTAACGAGATCCACTGGACAAGGGCGGACCGGAGAGGACCAGAGGCGACCGAGCAGAGAGGACTTCCGGCACGAGCGTTAGACGACGATGGCGTTGCGCAGTGGCAGCCTTGCCACCGATCGCCTCGGCGGTCGCATGCCCGAGGACTGAGGGCTCCGCTCCTTAAAATGGGGAGAATTTACTTTCCGATCTCTGCACCAACTAGAAATACACACATCCATTAAGCATGATTACTAAGATCACCACGGAACTCCATGAGAGGCGCACGCTCCCTGAACGGAGGGGAAAGGGGAGCTGGATGGTGAAGCGGTCACGCCACAACATCACCGCCGTCGTACCTAGCTCAGGTGCTCACGGtcactaagggtgtgtttggtagaccgGGTGGACACAGAAATTCTCATCCCATCCTAGATTTTTCCAACTTTTGTTGTTTGTTAGGTTGGGTCGGGCCAACTGGGCACTGCCCACCTCATGCAAAAAAGGGGTCTCAGCCCTGCCCGGTAGAGAAGCTCGATTCGAGCTTCGCACCTCAGCCGGGCTGAGCTCGCCCCGAAAACGCTCCCGCGAGGCCGCTCCTCGCCCCGATTCCGCTAGGGTCGGGCGACCTCCCACTTCCTCCTCTCCATTCTCCCCCCGCAGGGCTCTCTCACTCTCCCGTAACAGCAGCAACAACCACATCGTCGCGCCGCCATGGCCAGCCCCAGGCGCGACGCGCCGCCAGGCCATCTCCAAGGCCCTCCTCGCGCCGCCAGGGCCGGCTCCAAGCCCCGCCTCCTCGCGTCGCCAGGCAGGCTCCATCCACCGCCGCTCGAGGTCGTCCGTGAGCGGCAGGTCCCCGCTCCAGGCGCCGCCATGGCCAGCACCAACCGCCGCTTGAGGTCCCCGCTTGTCTTTGAGCGCGAGGTAGCAGAGCAGCATCTCGCGGAGGCGCGCCGTCGTCATCTCCACCATGAACTTCAGGCGTGGACGCCTCATCGGACAGATGCTGCACGGGAGCAGATGCCATGGCTGGAGTCTCCAGCAAGGACCCGCTCTCcaggcccctcctcctcctcgcgccgccacgCCGGATCTAGGCCCCTCTTCCTCGCCAGGCGCGAGCCACAGCTCCGGCCAGTCGCCATGACGCGCCGCCAGTCGCATCTCCGGCCAGCCTCCCCAAGaaaggacccgattgcttttttttATTCTGCTTAAGGACCTTTGTGTAAAAATTCGGACTCAGCACGTCTCAACGTATACAGCCTATACCAAACAACTTCTCTACTCACCATTTCTCAACCaggccgggctaccaaacaccTACAAAATCTTAGTTGGGCTTGTATGAGGTCAACATGTATGAGTGGAGATAGTTAATCTGAGGTggcccgggctaccaaacacaccctaaaggTCGTCATCCGCTCGCCTGGCCGCCAACCCCCGCAGCCTTCCCCGCCCAAAATTCGCCAAATCGCCGCCTCAAATTGTTCTGTATACGGCGTCATCCCTCTCCCTAGGCTTGCCCAGGGGAGGTGGGTGGTGGCTCCGCCCCCCATGGCGAGAGACACTGGCATTAACGAGAGGTAGGTGGCGGGTCCGCCTCCCGTGGCGAGCCACGCGGGCGTGAAGTGATGACGACATCGCTGTCGTGGCTCCCTACCCGCCTTTCTTCTCCGCTAACACAGTGTGGCCGCCGGCTCGGCAGCGGCCTCGACGATCTCTTGCACGGGTATGCCGCCATCACTGTTATTGTATTACAAAGCAATAGTATGCTATTTTTCTGGAATTACTCAGCCTGAGAGGAGGTTTAGATGTGAGTTCCAGTAGTGTCTGATTGTTTGAATCTATATTTTGATATGTCTGGTTTATTCTCATTGGATTTTGGGGACAAAGATAAGAGCTGAACACTGATGTTGATCAACAGCTGATGCCTCTATCATTTTATTTCCAAATAAAACCATCCCGGTAATTTTTATTGGATCTATATTCTTGCCAAGAGCATATGTAGTGTGGCTGCAGATTGATACCACGAGTAGAAGGGGTACACTTCCATTTTTTTCCATTTTCTTTATGATTTTCCCTGATGATTGTACTGACGTACAGCAAGTATTAGGAGTAATGTGTAGTTGTTTGCTACTAGATTGTACCTACAAGCTCTATTCCCTATTCTATGTTTCTTTGCCAAAAATTCAGTATTGCTTCCTAACAATCTTTTTCCTGCGTTTAAAGTGATGTGATTTCGAAACTCAGCATTTCCGATTTACCTTTTTCATTGCATTTCATATATATAATAGTACTCACATGTCACTTCTTATTCCTCGCTAATGCTTATTCACCTTTTTACGATTAAAGTTTTCTTCTTTTTCTAGCCCTTAGGCCAACAAGTTTAATGCTTCCAtttattttcacttttttttatcTGATGGAATATATGTTGTATGCCATCTAGAAGTTCAATAAAACTGTGTTAGCTACTTGGTTGCCATTTGtataatgtagtcttttttttcaTCTATTGATCTTATTAGCCGCCTCCTGTGCTTACAGAGCTATTCATGTAGTTGTATTCATTTTGTAACTACTAAAAATATTGCGGTGCATAATTTAtttatattttctattttttGACTGGAGATGATTTGGAGATTTTTGTGCTAAAATACTACCTGTTTACCGAGACAACTATTGCTCGTGGATGTTGTCCAATAAATGGAACAAATGACTGCATATAAAGAAGGCGCTATTACTAATTTATCAAGCTCTTAGCTAAATTAGTTAGGTAGTTGGTCAACATAAGCTTTGCTAGAAGAAGTCCTTAATTAGCAACTATGTTTCTTCGTTGTGGTCACAATGTCAGATCCATTTAGATCCCATATGAGCTCATTCAAATCTTTCTGCAACCATTTGCATTATTTCTACTGCAGCCCATCT encodes:
- the LOC139829862 gene encoding peamaclein-like, which codes for MALAGRLLVLLAVVLLAVSIAEHKASASRTEEQLQDNEHQGGHGSLKIYECKSKCDYRCSDTKYRKPCLFFCNKCCRTCRCVPSGFYGNREECACYNDWKTKEGEHKCP